One genomic region from Pyxicephalus adspersus chromosome 1, UCB_Pads_2.0, whole genome shotgun sequence encodes:
- the LUZP1 gene encoding leucine zipper protein 1, giving the protein MEHSSRHLRFKLQSLSRRLDDLEEATRNLQKAEDEVLDLQDKIIQTEGSNSSMLAEVEGLRKRVLKIEGKDEEVKKAEDLCRLIKEKLENEENITRELRLEIEALQKRMSELEKLEEAFSKSKSDCSQLCLSLNEEKNMSKKLSSELELLRTRVKELEASESRLDKTEQLLISELDKIKSLTFSFANERKRFLEREKQTEKVILELREQLEVKEKMAVEQTRNESNLLERPSDQHGERNNSFRIEDTLTSKTSQRLGYDYIKQSEIQTHSENEKNKHQEDNKIKELNQEIEKLQNRLKHFENVEEELKEVKEKNCELQENLISEQNKNKLLTDELQTLKNQATQFREVENGVLDSDDLSRNQIKNERTKNKVTSTEPPISKYTSRDVSPQHLRNERSRNSDSLYKRQLSNSSSSSRKSSRSPLNDIPAGNLRKQEDKLSLSSYSSSGKDVGSTQNELRKSKDQPSVLSRYPPAVQEQTSQKSWKTSTGKQTDRSIKMFGEDYSSKINSKKEILENVENKERPFEDFSENPITTKVQEEIVPVEICAVTATQNSELVNHTPDPNITQNGNFIVENESKPSVNSENIEVKPSTRNRFSKYSSTSAGDENFANNNNEQNESKQKTFISNKEEVEPQSTSNTHRSFHTRDKTRAKSSKPLIPEKPHILESFDYKEPERRARLSGLHTRRQSSPKEKNTLQENSRTSSFENHMPSFQREVAIESFICTSSSADGLENTEINSHTTRTRSCSPRESLQSTMIIKPIIIEKDLKESMSDFRARSSSESSRSQVNVTPSKVTTSIKIYPSEAISSRTDEPTRERHTSTSNIRLSASDQSVLKNNISIPFEISLNKEDMVFKVSNTDNTLDHKEITKAADYRLGREQVKVTDNVLESEPVTWKSHRFETNHIDSKRGTAGSSWRKGVYGSTEELDRIDKDFPETKSRRRSCFDEEKPVRIRNLDHYSRNKSVSSWSSTAPEFVSKRSQSTLTATEIVSRRNLLSDSLSSGYTSWSRSSVEVDDSFSSRRKYTSERLAKTDSSGWRQTQKPRQRGMVEERIRQLEH; this is encoded by the exons ATGGAACATTCAAGTCGCCATCTGCGATTTAAGCTACAAAGTCTTAGCCGACGTTTGGATGACCTGGAAGAAGCAACAAGGAACCTACAAAAGGCAGAAGATGAGGTCCTTGATCTGCAAGATAAAATTATTCAGACAGAAGGGAGTAATTCAAGCATGTTGGCTGAGGTAGAAGGATTAAGGAAAAGAGTGTTGAAGATTGAAGGGAAAGATGAAGAAGTGAAGAAGGCTGAAGATTTGTGCAGGCTCATAAAAGAGAAGctagaaaatgaagaaaatattacCCGAGAACTTAGACTAGAAATTGAAGCACTACAAAAAAGAATGAGCGAGCTGGAGAAGCTAGAAGAAGCTTTTAGCAAGAGCAAAAGTGATTGCTCACAACTCTGTCTAAGcctgaatgaagaaaaaaatatgtcaaagaAGTTATCTTCTGAACTGGAATTGCTACGGACCAGGGTAAAAGAACTGGAAGCTTCTGAAAGTAGGCTGGATAAAACTGAACAGTTACTGATAAGTGAGCTGGACAAAATTAAGTCTTTGACTTTTAGCTTTGCTAATGAAAGAAAACGTTTCCTAGAGCGAGAGAAGCAAACTGAAAAAGTAATTTTGGAACTTAGAGAACAGTTGGAGGTTAAAGAGAAAATGGCAGTAGAGCAGACCAGAAACGAATCCAATCTTTTGGAGAGGCCCTCTGATCAGCATGGTGAACGCAATAATAGTTTCAGAATTGAAGACACGCTAACTTCTAAGACCTCCCAAAGACTGGGTTATGATTATATTAAACAGTCTGAAATTCAAACAcacagtgaaaatgaaaaaaataaacatcaggaagacaataaaataaaagaactgaaCCAAGAAATTGAGAAACTTCAGAATCGGCTTAAACATTTTGAGAATGTTGAGGAAGAACtgaaagaagtaaaagaaaaaaactgtgaacTACAAGAAAATCTCATCAgtgagcaaaacaaaaataaacttctaactgatgaactgcagactttaaaaaatcaagctaCCCAGTTCAGAGAAGTTGAAAATGGGGTTTTGGATAGTGATGATTTATCACGcaatcaaattaaaaatgaacGAACAAAAAATAAGGTGACATCCACTGAACCACCTATTTCAAAATATACTTCTCGAGATGTATCACCTCAACATTTGAGAAATGAAAGGTCTCGAAATTCAGATTCTCTTTATAAGAGGCAGTTATCAAACAGTAGCTCAAGCAGTAGAAAGTCATCACGATCCCCTCTGAATGATATCCCAGCAGGAAACCTAAGGAAACAAGAGGATAAATTATCACTGTCATCTTATTCCTCAAGTGGTAAAGATGTTGGCTCTACACAAAATGAGTTAAGAAAATCTAAAGATCAACCATCTGTTTTAAGTAGGTATCCACCAGCTGTACAAGAGCAAACTTCTCAAAAGTCCTGGAAAACTTCTACAGGTAAACAGACAGACAGGTCcataaaaatgtttggtgaaGACTATTCCAGTAAAATTAACTCGAAGAAAGAAATATTGGAAAATGTAGAGAATAAAGAACGACCATTTGAAGATTTTTCTGAGAACCCCATTACTACCAAGGTTCAGGAGGAAATAGTACCGGTTGAAATTTGTGCAGTAACTGCTACACAGAATTCAGAGCTGGTTAATCACACTCCAGATCCTAATATTACCCAGAATGGGAACtttattgttgaaaatgaatCTAAGCCATCTGTCAACTCAGAAAATATTGAAGTTAAACCTTCAACTaggaatagattttctaaataTTCAAGCACTTCAGCAGGAGATGAGAACTTTGCAAATAACAATAATGAGCAAAATGAAAGCaagcaaaaaacttttatttcaaataaagagGAGGTTGAGCCACAAAGCACTTCAAATACTCATAGATCTTTCCATACGAGAGATAAAACCAGAGCTAAATCCTCCAAACCACTAATTCCAGAAAAGCCACATATTCTAGAAAGTTTTGACTACAAGGAACCTGAGAGAAGAGCTAGGTTGTCAGGACTTCACACCAGGAGGCAGTCCAGTCCTAAAGAGAAAAATACACTACAAGAAAACTCCAGGACATCCTCCTTTGAAAATCACATGCCTTCATTCCAAAGGGAGGTAGCCATAGAATCATTCATATGTACTTCTTCCTCTGCAGATGGCTTAGAAAATACAGAGATTAATTCTCACACAACACGCACAAGGTCATGTAGTCCAAGAGAATCCTTGCAATCCACAATGATCATTAAGCCTATTATTATTGAAAAAGATTTGAAAGAAAGTATGAGCGACTTCAGGGCAAGATCAAGCTCAGAGTCGAGCAGATCCCAGGTAAATGTGACACCAAGCAAGGTGACAACCAGCATAAAGATTTATCCATCTGAGGCCATTTCCTCTCGAACGGATGAGCCCACAAGAGAGAGACATACGTCAACTAGTAATATTAGACTTTCTGCAAGTGATCAGTCAGtgttaaaaaacaacataagtaTACCATTTGAAATCTCTCTGAACAAGGAGGATATGGTATTTAAAGTGTCAAACACAGATAACACTTTGGATCATAAAGAAATTACCAAGGCTGCCGACTACAGGCTTGGAAGGGAGCAAGTAAAGGTAACTGATAATGTGCTTGAGAGTGAGCCAGTCACATGGAAAAGTCACAGGTTTGAAACCAATCATATAGACAGTAAACGTGGAACTGCTGGAAGTTCTTGGAGGAAAGGGGTCTATGGTTCTACTGAAGAACTAGATAGAATTGACAAGGATTTTCCTGAAACTAAAAGTAGACGTAGATCATGCTTTGACGAGGAAAAGCCTGTACGGATACGTAATCTCGATCATTACTCAAGAAATAAAAGCGTGAGCAGCTGGAGTTCTACTGCACCAGAATTTGTTTCAAAAAGAAGCCAGAGTACCTTAACTGCAACAGAGATTGTGTCCAGAAGAAACCTATTAAGTGACTCCTTATCATCAGGATATACTTCCTGGAGTCGTTCAAGTGTTGAG GTTGATGACAGTTTTAGTTCCAGGAGAAAGTATACAAGCGAAAGACTGGCAAAAACAGATTCTTCTGGGTGGAGGCAGACTCAGAAGCCAAGGCAAAGGGGCATGGTGGAGGAACGAATTAGACAATTGGAGCACTGA